The following DNA comes from Elusimicrobiaceae bacterium.
AAATGATCATGCCGGGCGACAATGCCGAAATCGAAGTAAAACTCATTACTCCGGTGGCCATGGAAGAAGGATTGCGTTTTGCTATCCGCGAAGGTGGTCATACGGTAGGAGCCGGTGTAGTCACCAAAATTATTGAG
Coding sequences within:
- a CDS encoding elongation factor Tu → MIMPGDNAEIEVKLITPVAMEEGLRFAIREGGHTVGAGVVTKIIE